A window of the Vigna angularis cultivar LongXiaoDou No.4 chromosome 3, ASM1680809v1, whole genome shotgun sequence genome harbors these coding sequences:
- the LOC108325465 gene encoding protein SPIRRIG isoform X1 translates to MKWVTLLKDFKEKVGLTQSPSSAAPSASPPSSSSSRDNNVFSALQSSSSSPTRDKHELELDFKRFWEEFRSSSSEKEKEAALNFSIDAFCRLVKQHANVAQLVTMLVETHIFSFVVGRAFVTDIEKLKISSKTRSLSAVQVLKFFSEVTKDGISPGANLLTSVEILVSGPIDKQSLLDSGIFCCLIQALNALLDPDATIQRSNSAIDHEENLMLQNDYDGEVGKNRRLEVEGSVVHIMKALASHPSAAQSLIEDDSLQLLFQMVAKRSLIVFSRYKEGLVPLHSIQLHRHAMQILSLLLVNDYGSTAKYIRKHHLIKVLLLAVKDFDPDCGDAAYTVGIVDLLLKCVELSYRAEAANVRLREDIHNAHGYQFLVQFALTLSNMTKNQGFQSAHSDTFDEQNIASDESQNSREKNSNEQEQSSSEYLSPTLSRLLDVLVCLAQTGPNESPRANVGKGSKSTQNRDGGHSKSRTLSSDWLGDELWEKENDKIKDLEAVQMLQDILLKANSWKLQAEVLNRLFKLFSGHIENYSLCQQLRTVPLLILNMAGFPSHLQEIILKILEYAVTVVNCVPEQELLSLCCLLQQPITSELKQTILSFFVKLLSFDQQYKKVLREVGVLEVMLDDLKQHRILAPDQQTVNSRQLERKNSSNNFQKHMDNKDGIITSPKLMESGSGKFPIFDVEDTIAIAWDCMVSLLKKAEANQASFRSSGGVTVILPFLVSEVHRSGVLRILSCLIIEDTSQAHPDELGTLIEILKSGMVNSASGSQYQLSLDAKCDTMGALWRILGVNNSAQKVFGDATGFSLLLTTLHGFQSDGGDSDQSSLNVYIKVFTYLLRVVTAGVSDNAVNRMKLHTILSSQTFFDLLSESGLLCVEHEKQVIQLMLELALEIVIPPFLASEGLTKSNAIENESSHNLLLTPSGPINPEKERVYNASAVKVLIRSLLLLTPMVQLKLLDLIEKLARAGPFNQESLTSTGCVELLLDTIQPFLSGSSSLLTYALKIVEVLGSYRLSASELRMLIRYVLQMRMKNSGHIIVEMMEKLILMEDTASENISLAPFVEMDMSKIGHAAIHVSLGERSWPPAAGYSFVCWFQFRNFLKSQSKDTDVSKFASSKKRSGSSGLHERHILRIFSVGATNSDTATYAELYLQEDGVLTLATSNSSFLSFSGLELEEGRWHHLAVIHSKPNALAGLFQASFAYVYLNGKLRHTGKLGYSPCPPGKQLQVTIGTSVGNARVSDLAWKLRSCYLFEEVLTPGCICFMYILGRGYRGLFQDTDLLQFVPNQACGGGSMAILDSLDADLTLAANGQRLDSTSKQGDLKADGSGIVWDLERLGNLSLQLSGKKLIFAFDGTTTEFIRSSGSFSMLNLVDPMSAAASPIGGIPRFGRLGGDIYICKQGVIGETISPIGGMELVLALVEAAETRDMLHMALTLLACALHQNPQNLKDMQTYRGYHLLALFLRRKMTLFDMQSLDIFFQIAACEASFSEPKKLETIQTILSPASSLLETGLEDNFLSKFPDENSSVGSPGDMDDFSAQKDSFSHISELENTDVAAETSNCIVLSNADMVEHVLLDWTLWVTASISIQIALLGFLENLVSMHWYRNHNLTILRRINLVQHLLVTLQRGDVEVPVLEKLVVLLGVILEDGFLSSELENVVRFVIMTFDPPGLVPQRPIMRESMGKHVIVRNMLLEMFIDLQVTIRSEELLELWHKLVSSKLITYFLDEAVHPTSMRWVMTLLGVCLTSSPTFAIKFRTGGGYQGLVRVLPSFYDSPDIYYILFCLIFGKPVYPRLPEVRMLDFHALMPNDGSLTELKFVELLDSVIAMAKTTFDRVSMQAMLAHQTGNLSQVGASLVAELVDGNSDMAGELQGEALMHKTYAARLMGGEASAPAAATAVLRFMVDLAKMCPPFTAVCRRAEFLENCIDLYFSCVRAAHAVKMAKELSAVTEEKTLNDCDDTCSSQNTFSSLPLDQDQSIKTSISVGSFPRGQVSSSSDDMTAPPNSMAGEKSPNNITVSELEPNKSVREDIQTAQSLDGDNADQGSVASSSHEFSFHSIKGNLDILQPPDSQSSVSFAALDSPVFSEKSSSKVPHTPASAPVVALASWLGSGSHNEAKSPLTATPSFDSAMSATEFDLSPSQKSSSQGTSSVNAHFVITSKLLLDTDDSGYGGGPCSAGATAVLDFIAEVLSDFVTEQIKASQLIESILESVHLHVDGESVLVFQGLCLSRFMNFLERRLLRDDEEDEKKLDKIRWSSNLDALCSMIVDRVYMGAFPQPSAVMKTLEFLLSMLQLANKDGRIEEAAPSGKRLLSISRGSKQLEAYIQSILKNTNRMILYCFLPSFLVNIGEDDLLLRLGLLNEPRKRVSSISQDESGIDISTVLQLLVAHRRIIFCPSNTDTDLNCCLCVNLISLLRDRRQIVQNISIDVFKYLLVHRRAALEDLLVSRPNQGQQLDVLHGGFDKLLTRSLSEFFEWYQNVEQVVNKVLEQCAGIMWVQYIAGSAKFPGVRIKGMEGRRKKEMARKSREAAKLDLRHWEQVNERRYALDLVRDAMSTELRVVRQDKYGWILHAESEWQCHLQQLVHERGIFPLSKSFFTEEPEWQLCPIEGPYRMRKKLECCKLKIDTIQNILEGQFELEKAEFSRGKIENGPDASDSKPYFQLLTDDSKQNGSDSEQFDEPFFDKLGSVKDGVYDKNEWNDDKASSMNEASLHSALEHGAKSSAISFPIEESTHGRSEMGSPRQSSSMRIDDVKIVDDRSDKELHDNGEYLIRPFLEPFEKIRFKYNCERVMGLDKHDGIFLIGEFCLYVIENFYIDDSGCFCEKECEDELSVIDQALGVKKDFTGSVDFQSKSTLSWNTPVKSLVGGRAWAYSGGAWGKEKVHTSGNLPHPWRMWKFDSVHEILKRDYQLRPVAIEIFSMDGCNDLLVFHKKEREEVFKNLVALNLPRNSMLDTTISGSSKQESNEGGRLFKIMAKSFSKRWQNGEISNFQYLMHLNTLAGRGYSDLTQYPVFPWVLADYESENLDLSNPKTFRRLDKPMGCQTPEGEDEFRKRYESWDDPEVPKFHYGSHYSSAGIVLFYLLRLPPFSTENQKLQGGQFDHADRLFNSIRDTWLSAAGKGNTSDVKELIPEFFYMPEFLENRFNLDLGEKQSGEKVGDVILPPWAKGSTREFISKHREALESDYVSENLHHWMDLIFGYKQRGKAAEESVNVFYHYTYEGSVDIDSVTDPAMKASILAQINHFGQTPKQLFLKPHVKRRTDRKLPPHPLKHSSHLAAHEIRKSSSPITQIVTLHDKILIAGTNNLLKPRTYTKYVAWGFPDRSLRFMSYEQDKLLSTHENLHGGNQIQCVSASHDGQILVTGADDGLVNVWRVSKFGARALRRLKLEKALCGHTAKITCLQVSQPYMLIVSGSDDCTVIIWDLSSMSFVRQLPEFPAPVSAIFVNDLTGEIVTAAGILLAVWSINGDCLALIKTSQLPSDSILSVTSSTFSDWLDTKWYATGHQSGAVKVWQMVHCSNPDSSLSKSGFGGAGVLNLGGKEPEYKLILRKVLKFHKHPVTALHLTTDLKQLLSGDSGGHLLSWTLPEESLRGSLNRG, encoded by the exons ATGAAATGGGTAACATTGCTTAAGGACTTCAAAGAGAAGGTTGGCCTCACTCAATCGCCATCCTCTGCTGCTCCTTCTGCTTCTCCtccctcctcttcttcttcccgCGACAACAATGTCTTTTCAGCTTTGCAATCCTCTTCTTCGTCCCCTACCAG GGACAAACATGAACTGGAATTGGACTTCAAGAGATTCTGGGAAGAGTTTCGATCGTCCAGCTCTGAGAAG GAAAAAGAAGCGGCCTTGAATTTCAGCATAGATGCCTTTTGTAGATTAGTGAAGCAGCATGCTAATGTAGCTCAGTTAGTTACAAT GTTAGTTGAAACCCATATATTCTCATTTGTTGTGGGAAGAGCATTTGTGACAGATATAGAGAAGTTAAAAATCAGCAGTAAAACAAGATCTTTGAGTGCTGTTCAAGTTTTAAAGTTTTTCTCAGAAGTCACAAAG GATGGAATCAGTCCTGGGGCAAATTTATTAACTTCAGTGGAAATCCTTGTCTCTGGG CCCATTGACAAGCAATCTCTACTTGACTCTGGAATATTTTGCTGTCTCATTCAAGCTCTGAATGCCCTTCTTGATCCTGATGCAACCATTCAAAGGTCAAATAGTGCTATTGATCATGAAGAAAACCTCATGTTACAAAATGATTATGATGGTGAAGTTGGGAAAAACCGCCGGCTTGAG GTGGAAGGAAGTGTAGTGCATATCATGAAAGCTCTAGCAAGCCATCCATCAGCAGCACAGAGTTTGATAGAGGATGATTCACTTCAGCTTCTTTTTCAAATGGTTGCCAAGAGATCTCTGATTGTTTTCTCTCGTTATAAGGAAGGACTTGTTCCATTGCACAGCATACAACTTCATCGACATGCTATGCAG ATACTTAGTCTTCTTTTGGTAAATGACTATGGAAGCACGGCTAAGTACATCCGCAAGCATCATTTG ATAAAAGTTCTTTTATTGGCTGTGAAAGATTTTGATCCTGATTGTGGAGATGCTGCATATACAGTAGGCATTGTTGATTTGTTACTCAAGTGTGTAGAGTTGTCGTATAGAGctg AGGCTGCTAATGTCAGACTTCGAGAGGATATACATAATGCCCATGGATATCAATTCCTAGTTCAATTTGCACTAACTCTGTCCAACATGACAAAGAATCAGGGATTTCAATCTGCTCATTCAGATACATTTGATGAGCAAAATATTGCTTCAGATGAATCCCAAAATAGCAGAGAAAAAAATTCCAATGAACAAGAACAGTCTTCCAGTGAATATCTTTCGCCCACATTGTCTAGGTTGCTAGATGTCCTTGTTTGTCTAGCTCAAACCGGACCAAATGAGTCTCCACGTGCTAATGTAGGCAAGGGTTCTAAATCTACTCAGAACAGGGATGGTGGTCACAGCAAAAGTCGTACCTTGTCTTCTGATTGGCTTGGTGATGAACTTTGGGAGaaggaaaatgataaaattaaagacCTTGAAGCAGTACAGATGTTACAGGATATTCTCCTCAAAGCTAATAGCTGGAAGTTGCAGGCTGAAGTATTAAATagactttttaaattattttcaggCCACATAGAGAACTATAGCTTGTGTCAGCAATTACGAACTGTTCCACTTTTAATCCTAAATATGGCCGGTTTTCCTTCTCATTTGCAAGAGATAATCTTGAAAATTCTGGAGTATGCTGTGACTGTAGTAAATTGTGTTCCTGAGCAAGAGCTACTTTCACTTTGCTGTTTGTTGCAGCAACCAATAACCTCAGAGCTGAAGCAGacaattctttctttctttgtaaaACTCTTGTCTTTTGACCAACAATACAAGAAAGTTTTGCGAGAAGTTGGTGTTTTGGAAGTTATGCTAGATGATCTGAAGCAACACAGGATTTTGGCTCCTGATCAACAGACTGTTAACTCAAGGCAGTTGGAGAGGAAAAATAGCTCAAACAATTTCCAGAAACATATGGACAATAAGGATGGTATTATTACCTCACCCAAGCTTATGGAATCTGGTTCTGGCAAGTTTCCTATTTTTGATGTAGAGGATACAATTGCTATTGCCTGGGACTGTATGGTGTCTTTATTGAAGAAAGCAGAGGCTAATCAAGCTTCATTCCGCTCATCTGGTGGTGTGACTGTGATATTACCTTTTCTGGTGTCTGAGGTACATCGTTCAGGAGTCCTTAGGATATTGTCATGTCTTATAATTGAAGATACCTCTCAG GCTCATCCTGATGAATTAGGCACGttgattgaaattttgaaaagtggAATGGTTAACAGTGCTTCAGGATCCCAATACCAGCTTTCCCTTGATGCAAAGTGTGACACTATGGGAGCACTATGGCGGATCCTGGGAGTTAATAATTCTGCTCAGAAGGTTTTTGGTGATGCCACTGGTTTTTCCCTTTTACTCACAACTCTACATGGGTTCCAAAGTGATGGAGGGGACTCAGATCAATCTTCATTGAATGTTTACATTAAGGTGTTTACGTATTTGTTGCGTGTTGTAACTGCTGGAGTATCTGACAATGCTGTTAATAGAATGAAGTTGCACACAATTCTATCATCACAAACTTTCTTTGATCTTCTTAGTGAGTCTGGCTTATTGTGCGTGGAGCATGAAAAACAAGTCATCCAGTTGATGTTGGAACTTGCCCTTGAAATTGTTATTCCTCCTTTCTTAGCATCAGAGGGTTTAACAAAATCAAATGCAATTGAGAATGAGTCGTCTCATAATCTTTTATTGACTCCATCAGGCCCAATTAATCCTGAAAAAGAGCGGGTTTACAATGCTAGTGCTGTTAAGGTTCTGATTCGTTCATTATTGTTGCTTACTCCTATGGTGCAGTTAAAACTCTTAGACCTGATTGAAAAGTTAGCCCGTGCTGGTCCCTTTAATCAGGAAAGCCTCACGTCTACAG gCTGTGTGGAACTTTTGCTGGACACAATCCAACCTTTTCTTTCGGGTTCGTCTTCTTTACTCACTTATGCGTTGAAAATTGTGGAAGTCCTTGGTTCTTACAG GCTATCTGCATCTGAACTTCGAATGCTCATTAGATATGTTCTGCAAATGAGGATGAAAAATTCAGGTCATATAATTGTTGAAATGATGGAAAAGTTAATTCTTATGGAAGACACGGCCTCAGAAAATATTTCTCTGGCACCATTTGTGGAGATGGATATGAGCAAGATTGGGCATGCTGCCATTCATGTTTCCTTGGGTGAAAGATCATGGCCTCCAGCTGCTGGTTATTCATTTGTTTGTTGGTTCCAGTTtcgtaattttttaaaatcacaaTCAAAAGACACTGACGTTTCAAAATTTGCATCTTCCAAGAAGCGCTCTGGTTCAAGTGGATTGCATGAGCGACATATCTTAAGGATTTTTTCTGTTGGTGCTACTAACAGTGATACTGCAACGTATGCAGAATTATATCTCCAGGAGGATGGTGTTCTTACCCTTGCAACCAGCAACTCTTCTTTCTTATCATTTTCTGGTTTGGAACTTGAAGAGGGAAGGTGGCATCACCTTGCAGTCATTCACAGCAAACCCAATGCTCTTGCTGGGCTGTTCCAAGCTAGTTTTGCATATGTTTATCTGAATGGAAAGTTAAGACACACTGGGAAATTAGGATATTCACCATGTCCACCTGGTAAACAATTGCAGGTTACTATTGGGACATCAGTTGGAAATGCTAGAGTCAGTGACTTGGCATGGAAACTGCGCTCTTGCTATCTTTTTGAGGAAGTGCTTACCCCAGGATGTATTTGTTTTATGTACATACTTGGTAGAGGATACAGGGGACTATTCCAGGACACAGATCTTCTACAATTTGTACCTAACCAGGCCTGTGGTGGTGGTAGTATGGCCATATTAGATTCTTTAGATGCTGATTTGACTTTGGCTGCTAATGGTCAGAGACTGGATTCTACAAGCAAGCAGGGAGACTTAAAAGCAGATGGAAGTGGAATTGTCTGGGATTTGGAGAGACTTGGAAATCTTTCTTTACAGCTTTCTGGAAAGAAACTTATTTTTGCATTTGATGGAACTACCACGGAATTCATTCGTTCATCCGGTAGCTTTTCAATGCTTAATCTGGTAGATCCCATGTCTGCTGCTGCCTCTCCAATTGGAG GTATTCCACGTTTTGGACGTCTTGGTGGAGATATTTATATCTGTAAGCAAGGTGTGATTGGAGAGACAATCAGCCCTATTGGTGGGATGGAACTTGTTCTTGCTCTTGTTGAAGCAGCAGAAACTAGGGATATGCTGCATATGGCTCTAACTCTCCTTGCATGTGCACTTCATCAAAATCCTCAGAATCTTAAGGACATGCAAACTTATAGGGGATACCATCTACTTGCCCTTTTTCTGCGTCGTAAAATGACATTATTTGACATGCAATCTCTTGATATCTTCTTTCAAATTGCTGCATGTGAAGCTTCTTTTTCTGAACCAAAAAAGTTGGAGACTATTCAGACTATTCTGTCTCCTGCTTCATCGCTGCTGGAAACTGGTCTTGAGGATAATTTTTTGTCAAAGTTTCCAGATGAGAATTCTTCAGTTGGATCTCCTGGGGACATGGATGATTTTTCTGCACAAAAAGATTCATTTAGTCACATTTCAGAGCTGGAAAATACTGATGTTGCTGCTGAAACTTCAAATTGCATTGTCTTATCAAATGCAGACATGGTTGAACATGTTTTATTGGATTGGACATTGTGGGTAACGGCCTCAATTTCAATCCAAATTGCATTACTTGGATTTCTTGAAAATTTAGTGTCCATGCATTGGTACAGAAATCACAATCTTACAATTTTGAGGCGAATTAACCTTGTTCAGCATTTACTAGTGACGTTGCAAAGGGGTGATGTTGAAGTTCCCGTCCTTGAAAAGTTGGTCGTACTGCTTGGGGTCATTTTGGAGGATGGCTTTCTATCTTCTGAGCTTGAAAATGTGGTTAGATTTGTGATTATGACATTTGATCCCCCAGGGTTGGTTCCACAGCGTCCAATTATGAGAGAATCAATGGGTAAACATGTAATTGTCAGAAATATGTTACTAGAGATGTTTATTGATCTACAAGTCACTATTAGATCAGAAGAGTTGCTTGAGCTGTGGCATAAACTTGTTTCCTCTAAGTTAATTACGTATTTTCTTGATGAAGCAGTTCATCCCACTAGTATGAGATGGGTCATGACTCTACTTGGTGTGTGTCTTACTTCCTCTCCAACATTTGCAATTAAATTTCGCACAGGTGGAGGTTATCAAGGTTTAGTTCGGGTGCTTCCCAGTTTCTATGATTCCCCAGACATCTACTATATTCtattttgtttgatatttggCAAGCCAGTTTACCCAAGGTTACCAGAGGTCCGAATGCTGGACTTTCATGCCCTTATGCCAAATGATGGAAGTTTAACAGAACTGAAGTTTGTAGAGTTGTTGGATTCTGTAATTGCCATGGCAAAAACAACTTTTGATAGAGTAAGCATGCAAGCCATGCTTGCCCACCAAACTGGTAATCTTTCCCAGGTTGGTGCAAGCCTTGTGGCTGAACTTGTGGATGGAAATTCAGACATGGCTGGTGAGCTTCAGGGGGAAGCTCTGATGCACAAGACATATGCTGCTCGCCTTATGGGTGGGGAGGCATCAGCCCCTGCTGCTGCAACTGCTGTTCTAAGATTTATGGTTGATCTGGCTAAAATGTGTCCCCCTTTTACTGCTGTTTGTAGACGTGCAGAATTTCTTGAAAACTGCATAGATCtatatttttcttgtgtgaG GGCTGCACATGCTGTTAAAATGGCCAAAGAACTCTCGGCAGTGACAGAAGAGAAAACCTTAAATGACTGTGATGATACATGCAGTTCCCAAAATACATTTTCTAGCTTGCCTCTGGATCAAGACCAGTCTATCAAAACCTCCATCAGTGTTGGAAGTTTTCCTCGAGGACAGGTAAGTTCGAGTTCTGATGATATGACTGCACCACCAAACTCTATGGCTGGTGAGAAATCACCTAATAATATTACTGTCTCTGAGCTGGAGCCAAATAAATCTGTCCGTGAAGACATACAAACTGCTCAGAGCTTGGATGGTGACAATGCTGATCAAGGCTCTGTTGCTTCCAGTTCCCATGAATTCAGCTTTCACAGCATCAAAGGAAATTTGGACATACTCCAACCACCAGATTCCCAGAGTTCGGTCTCCTTTGCTGCGCTGGACTCTCCTGTATTTTCGGAAAAGTCCAGTTCAAAAGTTCCCCATACGCCTGCTTCAGCACCAGTTGTTGCATTGGCATCTTGGCTGGGAAGTGGAAGCCATAATGAAGCTAAGTCTCCCTTGACTGCCACTCCTTCTTTTGACTCTGCCATGTCTGCTACAGAGTTTGATTTATCTCCAAGTCAAAAGTCTAGTTCTCAAGGGACATCTTCTGTGAATGCTCACTTTGTTATTACCTCAAAGCTGCTTTTGGACACAGACGATTCTGGATATGGCGGTGGTCCATGTTCTGCTGGGGCTACTGCTGTGTTGGATTTCATTGCAGAAGTTCTTTCTGATTTTGTGACTGAACAGATCAAAGCATCACAGCTCATAGAGAGCATCCTGGAAAGTGTTCATCTACATGTTGATGGTGAGTCTGTGTTAGTTTTCCAAGGTCTATGCCTTAGTAGGTTTATGAACTTCCTTGAAAGGAGACTGTTAcgtgatgatgaagaagatgagaaaaaattggataaaattcgCTGGTCCTCAAATTTGGATGCTTTGTGCTCGATGATTGTGGACCGGGTATACATGGGTGCTTTCCCTCAGCCTTCAGCAGTAATGAAAACTCTTGAGTTCTTATTATCAATGCTGCAATTGGCAAACAAAGATGGTAGAATTGAAGAAGCTGCTCCTAGTGGAAAGAGGCTCTTATCAATATCAAGAGGAAGTAAGCAATTAGAGGCTTATATCCAATCAATTCTTAAGAACACTAATAGAATgatattatattgttttctCCCGTCATTCTTAGTCAATATAGGGGAAGATGATCTTCTTCTGCGGTTGGGTTTGCTTAATGAACCAAGAAAGAGAGTGTCCTCTATTTCTCAAGATGAATCAGGAATTGACATTAGTACAGTCTTACAATTATTGGTTGCTCATAGAAGAATTATATTCTGTCCCAGCAACACTGATACAGATCTTAATTGCTGTCTATGTGTGAATCTGATATCTCTTCTCCGTGATAGAAGACAAATTGTACAAAATATTTCCATTGATGTGTTCAAGTATCTTCTGGTACATAGGAGAGCCGCTTTAGAAGACTTGCTTGTTTCTAGACCTAATCAAGGGCAGCAACTTGATGTGCTCCATGGTGGTTTTGATAAATTATTGACTAGAAGTTTATCTGAGTTTTTTGAGTGGTATCAAAACGTTGAACAAGTTGTTAATAAGGTATTGGAGCAGTGTGCTGGAATTATGTGGGTGCAGTATATTGCAGGATCGGCAAAGTTTCCAGGAGTTAGAATCAAAGGCATGGAAGGACGTCGTAAGAAAGAAATGGCAAGGAAATCTCGAGAAGCTGCAAAATTGGATTTAAGGCACTGGGAGCAGGTAAATGAGAGAAGATATGCACTGGATTTAGTTCGTGATGCAATGTCCACTGAGTTGAGAGTTGTTAGGCAAGATAAGTATGGATGGATTCTACATGCAGAGAGTGAGTGGCAATGCCATCTACAGCAACTTGTGCATGAACGTGGGATTTTCCCATTAAGTAAATCTTTTTTCACAGAAGAGCCAGAATGGCAGCTTTGTCCCATTGAAGGTCCATACCGAATGAGGAAAAAACTTGAATGCTGCAAACTGAAAATTGATACCATACAGAATATTCTTGAGGGACAGTTTGAGTTAGAGAAAGCAGAATTTTCTAgaggaaaaattgaaaatggtcCTGATGCATCAGACTCAAAACcttattttcaacttttgacTGATGATAGCAAGCAGAATGGTTCTGACAGTGAGCAGTTTGATGAACCTTTCTTTGATAAGTTGGGTAGTGTCAAAGATGGTGTTTATGATAAGAATGAGTGGAATGATGACAAGGCAAGCAGCATGAATGAAGCAAGCCTCCATTCTGCACTTGAGCATGGTGCTAAGTCTAGTGCAATATCTTTCCCAATAGAAGAAAGCACACACGGAAGATCTGAGATGGGTTCTCCAAGGCAATCCTCTTCAATGAGAATTGATGATGTTAAGATTGTCGATGATAGATCTGATAAAGAACTGCACGACAATGGTGAATACTTGATCAGACCTTTTCTGGAACCATTTGAGAAAATCCGATTTAAATACAACTGTGAACGGGTTATGGGTCTTGACAAACATGATGGCATTTTCCTGATAGGTGAATTCTGTTTGTATGTGATTGAAAACTTTTATATTGATGATTCTGGTTGCTTTTGTGAGAAGGAATGTGAAGATGAGCTCTCAGTTATTGATCAGGCTTTGGGTGTCAAGAAAGACTTTACTGGCAGTGTGGATTTTCAATCCAAATCAACTTTGTCATGGAACACACCAGTTAAATCATTGGTTGGGGGAAGAGCATGGGCGTATAGTGGTGGTGCATGGGGTAAGGAGAAAGTACATACCAGTGGAAACTTACCTCATCCTTGGCGCATGTGGAAGTTTGACAGTGTTCATGAGATTTTGAAACGTGATTACCAACTTCGTCCTGTTGCTATTGAAATATTTAGTATGGATGGATGTAATGATCTCTTGGTCTTCcacaaaaaagagagagaagaagttTTTAAAAATCTAGTTGCCTTAAATCTTCCTCGGAATAGCAT GTTGGACACAACTATTTCAGGATCATCAAAACAAGAAAGCAACGAGGGTGGCCGTCTTTTCAAGATAATGgcaaaatcattttctaaaaggtGGCAAAATGGTGAAATAAGTAATTTTCAGTACCTCATGCATCTAAACACCTTGGCAGGACGTGGATATAGTGATCTTACCCAATATCCAGTTTTTCCGTGGGTACTTGCAGATTATGAAAGTGAAAATCTTGATTTGTCCAATCCGAAAACATTTCGCAGGCTTGATAAACCAATGGGTTGCCAGACACCTGAAGGTGAAGATGAGTTCAGAAAAAG ATACGAAAGCTGGGATGATCCGGAGGTCCCGAAGTTTCACTATGGATCTCATTATTCTAGTGCTGGAATTGTCCTATTCTATCTTCTCCGCTTGCCACCATTTAGTACAGAGAATCAAAAACTTCAGGGTGGTCAGTTTGACCATGCTGATCGTCTTTTCAATAGCATAAGGGACACTTGGCTAAGTGCTGCTGGAAAGGGAAACACATCTGATGTGAAGGAATTAATTCCAGAATTTTTCTACATGCCCGAGTTCTTGGAGAATCGGTTCAATCTTGACTTGGGAGAGAAACAATCTGGCGAGAAG GTTGGGGATGTTATCCTACCTCCGTGGGCCAAAGGTAGCACTCGAGAGTTCATCAGTAAGCATAGGGAAGCTCTTGAATCTGATTATGTCTCAGAAAATTTGCATCATTGGATGGACCTCATTTTTGGATATAAGCAAAGAGGGAAG GCTGCCGAGGAATCAGTTAATGTCTTCTATCATTATACATATGAAGGAAGTGTAGACATAGACTCTGTTACAGATCCCGCTATGAAAGCATCCATTTTAGCCCAAATTAATCATTTTGGGCAGACCCCTAAACAATTGTTCCTCAAGCCCCATGTGAAAAGACGTACAGACAGAAAGCTTCCGCCCCATCCCCTTAAACATTCCAGTCATCTTGCTGCACATGAGATTCGCAAAAGCTCTTCCCCTATCACCCAAATCGTCACTCTTCATGATAAAATTCTCATAGCTGGAACTAATAATCTGCTTAAACCAAGAACATATACCAAATATGTTGCCTGGGGTTTTCCTGATCGTAGCTTGAGATTTATGAGCTATGAACAAGATAAGCTTCTTTCAACACATGAAAATTTACATGGAGGTAATCAAATTCAGTGCGTTAGTGCTAGTCATGATGGTCAAATTCTGGTTACTGGTGCTGATGACGGACTGGTTAATGTATGGAGAGTGAGCAAGTTTGGGGCCCGTGCACTTCGACGCTTGAAGTTGGAGAAGGCACTTTGTGGTCACACAGCCAAAATTACATGCCTCCAAGTTAGCCAGCCTTACATGCTTATTGTGAGCGGGTCAGATGATTGCACAGTTATAATATGGGATCTCAGCTCCATGTCATTTGTACGACAGCTCCCAGAATTTCCAGCACCAGTTTCAGCAATTTTTGTGAATGACTTGACTGGAGAGATTGTCACAGCAGCTGGTATTCTTCTGGCTGTTTGGAGCATAAATGGGGATTGCCTCGCACTGATAAAAACTTCACAACTGCCATCTGATTCTATTCTCTCTGTGACAAGCAGTACATTTTCTGATTGGTTGGACACAAAGTGGTATGCTACAGGTCATCAGAGTGGAGCTGTCAAGGTGTGGCAGATGGTTCACTGCTCCAACCCGGATAGCTCCCTTAGCAAATCAGGTTTTGGAGGGGCGGGAGTGTTAAATCTTGGTGGAAAAGAACCGGAATACAAGTTGATTTTGCGCAAAGTACTAAAGTTCCATAAGCATCCTGTTACAGCCCTCCACCTTACGACTGACCTAAAACAGTTACTGAGCGGGGATTCAGGTGGTCATTTGCTTTCCTGGACGTTGCCTGAAGAGAGTCTACGAGGTTCATTAAATCGGGGGTGA